The DNA region AACCTGTGCTAACGCTTCGCCTTTTTCGGGATTGATTATTTCGTAAATAAAGTTAAGTAATTTTGAATTTACCAATGCTAAATAAAACAATAGGCTCAAATCAGAATTATTGATAATAATATGTAGGTTATCACGGCAAATAACACCAGGCCCTATAACCGTTGCAATCAATGAATCACCGGTTTGTCTGACAACAATTTTTTGTAAAGCAGTGAAAATAGCAGGATCTCGTGGAGCCGCCAGCCATTCACCATATTGTATCCAATAATCACTGTTCCATCTATTAGTATACCGATGGATTAAACTTCCTCGCAAAAGTGGAGACCATTCTTTTCCGGTTCTTTCCCCTTCCAACACATAGGGCTTTTCTTTCATCACACGATCTGATTGTGGCGGTTTCCCCTTCCCTTTTTCAAAGGGTTTCACACCATTATAAATATTACAGTAGTCGCTTAACGGGCGGCATTGTTGAATAATTTTGTTAAAAAGAATACGTCCCTTGGGATTCACGGTAACATTTATAGGCGAACCGTCTTTTGGTATATCCGAAAATTGTACGGTATGCATTTGCGTTACTGCTTTATTTCTACAGACTTCGACATCAAAATAATCATTTTCTTTTGGCACATTATAGTCAAATATTAAAACATGCGTATCAACAACCGCTTCACTAAAAACCTTTTCAGGCAAATACAGAATTTTACGCCAGCGGTAACTTAAAGTCAAATACTGCCGTATTTTTCGATATGTTACCGATAAAAGCCATGTGTTTGAAACAATAACGCCAAATGTGCCGCTTTGTTTCAACAGTTTTGAATACTTTTCCAGAAATATCAAATACAAATCTTTCTGATAATCCTGATATTTATACATCCACTGAAAATAACGCTGAATTTCATCAGAAATCAAATATGTGTACGGCGGATTCCCAATCACCGCATCAAACCCACCAGCCTTGAACACCCCCGCAAACTCTTTATCCCAGTCAAAGCAATTCACTTTAAACTGCTCTTCGTCGCTCAAACCCAGATCGCCCTGAGCATAAAAATCAGTGCTGATTAAGCTATTGCCGCACTTGATATTATTTTCGAGCGAAGGCAGCAGCGCCATGTCGGAAAACCTGAACAGTTGTCCGCTGGCTTCGTTGCCTTCGTTTTCCAGCAGCTTGAGATAGAGCGAAAGCTTTGTAACTTCCACCGCCTGACTGTCGATATCCACACCGTAAATATTGTTCTGTAAAATCTGCTGTTTTTCTGCAATGGTCAGCTTGTAAGCATCATGCGCTGCCTCATATATCTTTTCTTTTTTGATAGCAGCCTTTTTGTTTTTTCCGTTCGTGTAATAGTCAAGATGATAGTTAAGCAAATACTGATATGCACCTACCAAAAACGACCCCGAACCACAGGCAGGGTCAACAAACCGCAGGGCGGCGATTTCATCCGGCGTCTTATCTTTTATAAGCATCCCAACCGTATTTTGCACAATATAATCAACGATGTACTGCGGTGTATAATAAACACCGCCCGCTTTCCGTACTTCCGGTTTTTCTTCAATGACGGCGGAATGGCCGCCTTTTACACCCTTGAATCGTATGGTTTTGCCCAAAAACTTTTCGTAAATATTTCCGAGGATTTCCACCGGCAGTACTGCGAATTCATAGGGGCAATCGGGATAATACAGATTGACGATGATATTTGACAAAATCTTATTGTCAATTCTAACTTGTTCTATCCAACTTTCCGGCTTGAATAACCCTGAATTGTATTTGATATTTGCCCTGATAAAAAGCTGGTTTAGATGTTCATATACGTTTATGCTTTGCGACACCGTTTTAAGCAAATCAGCGTCCTCAATTCCTTTGGATTCGGCTATCCGCAAAAATAATATCCTGTCAATTGTTTTCTGAACAACCGTATTGAGGTTATAAATTGAAATATCAGGATTCCGCAATGCAATGTTTTTGGCTAATTCTATGCGCCAATCTTCAACAAAAAACAACAGGTCTTCATCTATCGGCGTGGTACCTTTCTTGTTTTTATTTTCTTCGACATACCGATCAAAACTGCCTTTCAAGATGGCATTTTTTGAAAAGGTATTGCAGATAAAGTCAAACTGCTGCTCATACTCTTGGAAGGTACAGTAAAAAATCCGCGCTACACTTGCTTTGTCGCTTTTATCTGGTTTAATACGGGTATCATAAACAGCGAATTCGTCAAAATCGGTAAGTATTGAGAGGGGCAGTTTGGCGGTATAGGCATAGCGCCGTATTTGAAACGCGGGTTCGGGGTTGTCTTTGATATTGACTCCGGGCTTTTTGGCTTCTACGAAGAATTTCCGCATCCCACCTATTCTGAAACAATAGTCAGGGGCCTTTTGCTGGCCGTCAATTTTTACCTTGTCTTCCCGTATGACTTCACGATAATTTTCAGAAAACCCCTGTTCGTTCCGCACATCCCAATCAAGCATCTCAAAGAACTTGTCAATAAAGTCGGTACGGGCGTTGGATTCATCGTAGCCGCTGCTCTTGTATTGGGCATAGTTAGTCGAAAAAAGGGCGGTGAGGCGGGCTAACGCTTTCAGTTTCGGTGTTTCGTCGTTCATACTGCACTATTATAGGGCTTATTTTCCAAAGATTCAATAATCTTTAGCAGCAGACGACCGTAATCCCCTTACCAGGCAGCCACTTAATCCGCTCCTTCCAGGAGGGTTTGTCAGGCCAGCGGCCAAGAATGCGCAGATAACATTTTGCCGGCAGCCCGTTATTGGTGCAAAGGGCGTGGGGAAAACTATCCCGGTACTCCCCCATTCCACAATTTTAAAAAACATCATTTTTTAACTGGTCTGGCAGTATTTGACAGACCAATATGCTATATTCATAGCATGAAAGCAAGAAAAGCCATTCCAAAAACAGCCCTGCCCAGGCTGTATCGTATTGACGAGATGATCGCCTCCGGCAGGTACCCCAGCACCCGCCAGATGGCGGAAGACTATGGGACCAGTATGTCCAGCATAAGCCGAGACATTGAGTTTATGAAGTATAGCTTGGAAGCGCCCATAAAATACGATGCCCGGCGCCGGGGCTATTATTATTCAAAAAAAACCTTTCGCCTGCCCGGCAGCTTTACCACCACGGAAAATATACAGGCCCTGGGCATGGCCAAGACACTGCTTTCCCTGTACCGGGACACCCCGCTCTACGATGCCGCCCGGAACCTTTTGGAGAGCATTACCGCCCCTCTGGTTGACCGGAACAACCCCGGCCTGTATGAAAACAGGATTGTGGTGCCCCCGGTAGCCGCTTCCAATGTAGAAACCGAAACCTGGAACACCATCACCGCGGGCCTCAAGGAGAACAAGGTCCTCGCCTTTACCTACCGGGGCGCCTGGGATGATGATTTTAAACCCCGCCGGGTGCGGCCCTATCAGCTCCTTTTTGACAACGGCGCCTGGTTTCTTTACGGCTATGCGGAAAAACGCCGGGCTATCAGGATGTTTAACCTTTCCCGAATAAAAAATACAGCCCTCACAAAATATACCTTTACCCTTCCCCCGGATTACGATTACTGTTCCCGCGCCGATGGCAGCAACTTTGGCGTTTTCGCGGGGAATACAAAATACCGTTTTTCTATTGTCTTTTATGAAGATTCAAAACTCTGGGTAAAGGAGCGGAAATGGGCGGCGGATCAGGTAATTGAGGAAACCGAAGAAGGAACGGTCATCATCTTTACCAGCACCCAATACGATAAAGTCCTGGAGTGGGTATTATCCCGGGGCTGTACTGCGGAACCCCTTGAGCCGGAGAACTTGGTAAAGGACTGGAAATGGAACGCCGCAAGGATGCGGAAGATGGCTGGAGGAAAAAAGAGGGAGGGGGAAAATTAACTTTGTAACCATTGATTTTGAAACAGCGAAATACTCACGGGAAAGCGCCTGTTCGGTAGGCTTAGTCAAGTACAGAAAAGGCAAACCTGTTGATTCGTGGTATTCCCTGATCCGCCCACCATCGCTGTATATACGCCCGGATTTCACAGAGATCCACGGCCTTACGGTTGATGATGTCCGGGATGCCCCGACATTCGCCGATCTCTGGGACAGCAGCATCCGCCCCTTTGTCGGCAGCCTCCCCTTAGGCGCCCACAATGCCCCCTTCGACATGGGCGTACTCCGGGCTGTCCTTGAGTGGTATGATTTGCCGGTCCCGCAGCTCAGCTATTTTTGTACCCTTGCCCTGGCCCGCCGCGTATGGCCGGAACTGGAATCCCACGCACTTACCAGGCTGGGAGAAACCTTCGGCATTGTCTACGAAGCCCACAACGCGCTTGATGATGCCAGGACCTGCGGGGCTATTGCGTGTTTGGCGGCGGAGAAGTTTGGCAGGAAAACTCTCAAGGGGCTGATTGGCGCTGCTGGACTTGGGTTAAGAGAAATATAATGGCGCTAAAATGGGATTTATTTTTTATACCGTTTAGACATGGCGTCCGCCAAAGCGTTTACAGCGTCCAGATCAATTTGGTCAAAGGAAATAATGGACTTTACAATTTCTTCCAATGATGGATTGGAAGCATGACTGGTCCCTTCCCTGCCACTAAGGAGGTATTCCACTGACACCCCCAAAGCTTCCGCAATCAGGTAAGCCTCATCAGCCCGGGGGATGATATTCCGGGTTTTCCAGGAAGAGAAGGTGCCCTTGGGAATGCCCGTCTTCCGGTACAGCCATTCAAAACTGGTCTTTTGCCGGTCCACCTCCCCTTTAACCATCTTCCAGAAAAAATCAGCATTCATATAGCAAATTATGACAGATCAGTCTGCATAAGGGGATTATTATGGGTTGACAAATGTATGCATTTGA from Treponema primitia ZAS-2 includes:
- a CDS encoding 3'-5' exonuclease is translated as MDFETAKYSRESACSVGLVKYRKGKPVDSWYSLIRPPSLYIRPDFTEIHGLTVDDVRDAPTFADLWDSSIRPFVGSLPLGAHNAPFDMGVLRAVLEWYDLPVPQLSYFCTLALARRVWPELESHALTRLGETFGIVYEAHNALDDARTCGAIACLAAEKFGRKTLKGLIGAAGLGLREI
- a CDS encoding helix-turn-helix transcriptional regulator, translated to MKARKAIPKTALPRLYRIDEMIASGRYPSTRQMAEDYGTSMSSISRDIEFMKYSLEAPIKYDARRRGYYYSKKTFRLPGSFTTTENIQALGMAKTLLSLYRDTPLYDAARNLLESITAPLVDRNNPGLYENRIVVPPVAASNVETETWNTITAGLKENKVLAFTYRGAWDDDFKPRRVRPYQLLFDNGAWFLYGYAEKRRAIRMFNLSRIKNTALTKYTFTLPPDYDYCSRADGSNFGVFAGNTKYRFSIVFYEDSKLWVKERKWAADQVIEETEEGTVIIFTSTQYDKVLEWVLSRGCTAEPLEPENLVKDWKWNAARMRKMAGGKKREGEN
- a CDS encoding helix-turn-helix domain-containing protein; amino-acid sequence: MNADFFWKMVKGEVDRQKTSFEWLYRKTGIPKGTFSSWKTRNIIPRADEAYLIAEALGVSVEYLLSGREGTSHASNPSLEEIVKSIISFDQIDLDAVNALADAMSKRYKK
- a CDS encoding Eco57I restriction-modification methylase domain-containing protein codes for the protein MNDETPKLKALARLTALFSTNYAQYKSSGYDESNARTDFIDKFFEMLDWDVRNEQGFSENYREVIREDKVKIDGQQKAPDYCFRIGGMRKFFVEAKKPGVNIKDNPEPAFQIRRYAYTAKLPLSILTDFDEFAVYDTRIKPDKSDKASVARIFYCTFQEYEQQFDFICNTFSKNAILKGSFDRYVEENKNKKGTTPIDEDLLFFVEDWRIELAKNIALRNPDISIYNLNTVVQKTIDRILFLRIAESKGIEDADLLKTVSQSINVYEHLNQLFIRANIKYNSGLFKPESWIEQVRIDNKILSNIIVNLYYPDCPYEFAVLPVEILGNIYEKFLGKTIRFKGVKGGHSAVIEEKPEVRKAGGVYYTPQYIVDYIVQNTVGMLIKDKTPDEIAALRFVDPACGSGSFLVGAYQYLLNYHLDYYTNGKNKKAAIKKEKIYEAAHDAYKLTIAEKQQILQNNIYGVDIDSQAVEVTKLSLYLKLLENEGNEASGQLFRFSDMALLPSLENNIKCGNSLISTDFYAQGDLGLSDEEQFKVNCFDWDKEFAGVFKAGGFDAVIGNPPYTYLISDEIQRYFQWMYKYQDYQKDLYLIFLEKYSKLLKQSGTFGVIVSNTWLLSVTYRKIRQYLTLSYRWRKILYLPEKVFSEAVVDTHVLIFDYNVPKENDYFDVEVCRNKAVTQMHTVQFSDIPKDGSPINVTVNPKGRILFNKIIQQCRPLSDYCNIYNGVKPFEKGKGKPPQSDRVMKEKPYVLEGERTGKEWSPLLRGSLIHRYTNRWNSDYWIQYGEWLAAPRDPAIFTALQKIVVRQTGDSLIATVIGPGVICRDNLHIIINNSDLSLLFYLALVNSKLLNFIYEIINPEKGEALAQVKKSHVEQLPIPVINLSKKSDKTAHDNFVALVDKMLELKLQEHAEPNPKAKTMIQRQIGAVDGQINEAVYRLYGLTEEEIGVVEG